The nucleotide window GGTCAAACCATACACGGACGCCAACACAAGCTCCGTCCGCATTATTCGCCATGACCTCTAGAAGGAACCTCAGCTGCCACGGCTAGGACCGCTTGTTTCAGCCCAACCACATCCACCCAACAACCATGCAGCGAAATAGCTCAACCCCGGCAACTCTATCTACACTGCCCAGATTCCAACTTTTTCATCTCACACCGATTAACTTTTCTCTGGGAGACGTTGGACATGAAGGACCAATAGACCCCACAGGCGCTTATCAGAGGTAGAAACCCACAAATTGCTTACTAGCGCACAACAGCATCTGGCCCGTAGATCGGAGCCATTTTTTCTCTAACGAGGCTTTTCTTTTATTCTTCGTTCACTACTCGTGCCCGAGGCAGAAATAAAGCAACCAATACTGTGAAACCAAGACATGTGGCAGTTGAAACCAAGCAGACTTTATGCCAACCAACTGTGGCGCAATCACATGTTTCGAATCCTTTGGCATTGGGTGGCTTGGCGCGCCGAGGCCTCCGGAAGATTCTGACTAACGTGCGGCTCTGTTGACTAGCTCAGTACATGCGGCACTAAGTGGCTAGCTCAAGCCATGACATCGCTGTCAATGGGTGATCTCGGTTCCGTTGTTAATCTCTACCGGCATATTGGGAGTCTGGGAAGCTGTAACGCGCGGAGATCGTCTTTGGCAGAATCCGCCGGTTGCGTGTTTCGCTATCTGCCGAGATTCGAGGGGGGGTTTTGCGGGAGGACGAGATCCACCGCTGTGGGTGGGTACGATCTGGCCCTGTGCTTGTGGTCGATTTGGGGAGATGGGCCAAGAGCGGCTCGGAGGAGACAACGGGAAGTAAGTAGAGTGCGGCCAAGTAGTGTATAGTGCCATGTCTCTAGGTAGAGAGAAGGATCTTGAGGCTGGGAGATTAGTGCGAAGGAATTCAAGATTTCAGATTGAGTGCTATGACATCATTTTCCCATTACTGACGCCTCTGCTTACGCAGCTGATAGGGGTTTGGACACGGAGTCTTAGGCTCTACGTTCAAGAACAGCGGATTTAAAGACGGGACTTGATCCTCTTGTATGTGTTGATCCAATGTGCCATGTTTTATAAAGCAATGGAAGATCTATTAGAGACACGTATTTGCTCGTACTCTTATGAACTACGCAAGTCCTGCTGTGGTGTCTTGTCTAGTACAACAGCGGCTCCGCCCATCATTTACCTCGCATGGAAAGATCGAGAGATGTATTTTGCATCTCCGCAAGCTTCCAGATTCCTAGACCCTTTGATATCTTTGATATGGGTTAGCAAAACACATCTCGTACTCTCTCCCCATATAAGTGCGGAACAGGTCTAGAAACTTCTTTTGTAGAGCCTCAAGATGCTTTATTAGTCGTTTCTTAGTTATTGAGCTCCTAGATCTCACAATCTGGTGGCGCGGCATGATGTCTCTTCCACTCATGCCTATCGCGCACACATTTCTCACCGGGAATCTAGGTGGTGATTTTGGCATCTTTGTTGGAGGAATTCAGGGTAGACTGATTATCAGACGATATTGAAAGAAGAGGATGTAGTTTCGCCGCAGGCTTTTACTCAGGGCTTAACCGCCAGACGCAAGCATGGGTGTAACGGCTGACGGCCAAACCAGCGAGACTAAATATCTGCGACTCCAGCAAATACACGTACACTTGACCGAAGTTCCATCTTGTGCCATTGCTCTTGATCATTTCATGATAGCCTGCGCCGCATAGCTCCGTCTTCCACTGTGCGCATTGTTGCGCCTAGCGCAGTCACGTGATGCGACACGCACGGGGAGATTACATCCACATATAGATGTCTTGAGATCGCTCAGCACTTGCGAAATCTCCGTTAGACATAAAACGAAGTCGAAGCAGTTCTCTGGGTTTAAGGGGGACTGTTGTAGTCCAGCTTGACAACATGTTGTGCCGAAGTGAAGATCAGCTTCGATCTTCTTCCCAAGCTACTCAGCGTTGGAGACATACTTGCCTCACTCAGCAAAAGTCGCAGTGCAGGTGAATTCCCAGTTCTACAATCTTAGTATAGCGCAAGTCAAAAGACCTCGGAACATCTTGGTGCAAGGTCAGGACCGGAAAAAGACCTCCGGAGCGAGCAACAATGTAAGATCCATCCTTATCTTGAATGTTAGTACCCCGCAGAAGGATACTCGGTCAACTTTCTACTATTAGTGTAGTATTGGATTGTCGATGTGCAAATGTGTATGCATGCTGCTTACGTGCTCCGGATGCACATTGCGTGATTCAGCCCCACCTGAACTAGCATCCTTCAGCAACATGTTCGCGCGTCGACATATAATAACCACTCGAACAATGATACTAATTAGCCTTTTTATTCAATTGAAAAACCTTGTCGTATCATTACCAAGATGACAGTGGCCAACGGGAAAACGTACCCACTGCCCCAGAAGAAGTCTGGCGTACTTGACTCCAGCTTCAAATTCGAAGAGACGACTCCTGTTATCGGTCGCGAATACCCAACTCTGAACCTTGTTGATGACGTTATCAACTCTGCCAAAGCCGATGAGCTTATTCGGGATCTTGCCATTACCAGTGCGTCTTGCCCCTACCAGTCTTCTCAAAGCGCCCTAATTGAAACCCAGTCTCTGAACGCGGCGTTGTGTTTTTTCGTGCACAAAACAATCTCACGGATGATTTGCAAAAGAACCTCATACTGCGTCTAGGTCAATTGACCGGCAAGCCCGCTGATTCGACACTGCACATCCACCCAGTCCTCAACAACACGTCCGAGTTTGGCGTTACCGACGCCCAGATAAGCACCATAAACTCTACTGAGATAAAGCAGAACTTCAGTCAGGGATACGAAGGCAGGAAAAGCAGTCATCGCCACTATGGTGCTGCGCAGTGGCATTCGGATATCCAGTTCGAGCCAGTTCCAGCAGACTACACGTCTCTGCGTCTGACGCAGCTTCCAAAGACAGGAGGAGATACTTTATGGGCATCTGGTTATGAGATGTATGATCGCTTTTCGACAGCTTATCAGAAGTTCTTCGAAGGCCTGACGGCTACATTTGCCGGGGACGGGCTCATTAGAGCCGCTGAAGCAAATCCAGATGTAGTCAAGATCTACGAGAAGGAGCGCGGCAGCCCCAAGAACGTGGGCAGATCCTTGACTGCGGTTCATCCCGTGGTACGCACGAACCCGGTGACGGGCTGGAAGAGCATCTTCGCGCTTGGACCGTTTCCCAAGTACATCAACGAGCTCAACGTCGAAGAGTCAGACGAGTTACTGAAGAGATTCCGCTCGGTCATAACGGAAAACCATGATTTGCAGGTGCGCTTTAAGTGGAGGAACGCCAATGACCTCGGTAAGCTTGTCAATGTGTCTTCTTCGGCGATGAAAAAACTGCTAACGCTCATGAAGCGATCTGGGATAATCGCAGTGTTTTCCATAGCGCGACTAACGACTATGACAACCTGAGTGAGCGTTCTGGAAATCGTGCCGTAGGAATTGGCGAGGTGCCGTATCTAGATCCCCACAGTCAATCTAGGACGGAGGCTTTAGCAGGGGGACTGTGAATTTGGAGGGATATGATGATAATAGCGATGCCGAGAGAGAGCCCGTGATGGCGTATGTAGCATCGCTGGAACCATAGAAGTATCCTTAGCGCACTGCATTGGTCAGATGATAGATGGATGAGGACAGTCATGTTCGAGTGTCATGGATATATAGCAACTCTGGTCGCGTATGAAGGTGCTACTCCTCGTCATTACCCACCTTGAGTGCCAATACTATTAATCTCGTACTTCTTGAGATATGTTGGTCCCGGATGATATCCAATTGTATCGCTGTTGGCGAGAGGTGTGTGTCGAGGTTATCGCAAGAGGAAGGTGCCCCTGTGTCAGTGCGGCGACGCTAGAGATGGCGTCATATCAAGGTTGTCGCACCCCATCATTCCTTCATCGCATTTCCGTCCCGAAGTTGTTCATCGTCTCAAGTTGCTACTTTATCACCAAATCACAGATCCATCATTGTCGCTGTTGAGAAACTTGGGTATTGCTGTATTAAAAGTCTATCATCTACTGGACGAACCTTCTCAGGTCTTTGCCGAAAAGCTGCCTATATGGAGATCCACCTTCCCATCCAGGTGTCTACAATCTGTTTGGCTTCATCAACGAGACCCATGTCCAACAGGAGTTGAGACGTGCCGCGCACAGCTGAGTCGAGTGCTGAGAAGATCCATGCATGTGTGTAGCTCGTGTGTTCACCTAAGATGGAACAGTCAGTATATGCCTCAAAAACACAAGAAGGTTACTTACCAATGAAAATAGTCTTGAGTTCGGTCTTGTAGTAGGCGGGTAGGAACAAGTCTTGCTGCCCGACGGTTGGCGCAGCCCAAGCGCCAGCCTGGTGCTCGTCAGTCTCCCAGCACTGGCGTTCGTATGCGCCTGTCCATTGCTCTGCAGCGATGTCGCCATGAATCTCTACCATCGCGCGCTGTACCATGGCGACATGGTCAGCTTCGCTGAGTGCGCCAACTGAGCGGGCGAGAGTGCCAGAGATGTAAGAGCCGAGGATGACACCGGGGCCTGTTGAGTTGATCTTGTACGAGGGGTAGCAGACGCTGCCAATACCCGCGATATCGACTGAACCGCAACCACCAATGATAGGAGGCGACAACTTTTCCCAGAAACGAGTCTTGTAGCGTAGTGAAACCTTGCAGGATTGCTGGTAGTTCATCTCGCTGATGGCACGAGACAAGAGCGATGAGTACCTAGGAAGATTCCAGAGCCTAACCTTTGAGAAAGGCACTGCAACAACCGCGTAGTCGTACTCTTCGTTTTCCGGTTCCATCGCCAAAGGATCTTGACGCCATTGCACTGCGATCTTGCCGGTGCTTTCGTCATGTTTCAGACCGGTAACCTTGCGGCCGAGAGTCAAACGATCCTGGACGTGCGGGTAAAAAGCGCGAGGCAGCGACTCCAGACCCTTGTCAATCGTCCGCCAGGTAGTGGCACCAAAGTACACGGTGTCGTAGTTCCAGATGGGACCGTCGTCGTTGCCAGTGATATAATCGACTACATCATCGCTCGCGTTGAGTGCATACTTGATGTATGCAGCCTCAGACCAGTGAAAGAGACCCTTCGATACAGCATCCTTGTGAGCTTGGAAGACATTGGCCGCAATGCCCTTCAAGTCGGCAGGGGTGATATCTTCCCACTTCTCCAAGGCCTCAGTGACGTCGTCTACAGTCTTCTCGTCAGGAGCGCCCTCGACAGGGGGTAAGGTGTATGCGGTAGCATTGTTCTTGATCTGCGTAGCACTGGGAACGCGTCCGTTGGGTAGAAGGAAGCCGTTCGAACTGGCAGGCACGTTCGGGCTGGACTGGATCCATGGAATGAAGTTCACAGCAAGGCTGCTGGTGTTGCCACCGTTCATCTTGTTCAGGGTGGCTCCAAGCTGGAAAACCATCTTGTGATCTTGGATGTCGAGAGTCTCGTTCGCATCCGGGTAAAAGGTCGATACTGGGAAGCGCATGGGTCCCATCTCTTGGTATTGGTATTGTTCCGGAGTGCTACCTGCCAAGTACTTGGTTCGGATACGGCCGCCGATGCGTTGCGAAGATTCTGTAATGTGCCAGTCGTGAACACCTACTGAGTCCAGTAGAAGACTGGTCATCAGGCCGGACATTCCTCCTCCAATGATAGCAATCTTCTTGCTCTTTTCGACTGCAACATACGATGCATTGTTCTGCTTAGCCTTCATGTAGGCTACACCGTCGAACCAGGGGCCCATGGCATCAGCAACGGCTGAAATGTCCTCTCGTCTCCGCGGTTGGTGCTTTACTGGAACACGTGTTGAGCGTCCAATGAGTGTGGACCCGGAGTAAGCGTGGATACAGCCGCTATCAACAGCATCCTCTGGTACGATCCAAACAAATCTTTCAGGTCGACCGGATCGCTTGATGTAATGTGAGGCGATGTCGTGATGCCTGTCGCCGTGGCTCTTCATAGCGCAATCGCCATAAACCAATCGGACTTCGCCCTCGAAATCATCGTCGCCATAGCCAACGTGGACGTTATGTACCGAGTTTGATGTAACGGCCAGAGGCTTGAAGAAAAGCAGATCTGTACGAGGAGTAGTCGGGGTAGCAAGAGCACCACCAGCCAAGGAAAGGGCGGCCGAGGAGGCTGTGATGAGACCTTTCATCTTGACTTGAGAGGTAAATCGACGTGTGGGACAAAGACACCTGAAGACAATGGAATCATGTCTCTTCATATACCAGACTAATCCATGCCACAATCAGGCACCATTGCTAGGCTTGCAACATTCTCACATACACGTTGGTCACAAACAGCCTTATCATCGCAGGGCATCCACCATACCGGACGGAATAGTAGTAGCAGCCCACCTCTCGTCGACGGCAAAAAAATTCGAACACTGCAGCCGCGATAAGAGCCACAAGGCGTCGTTGGACGTGGAAGTGGGCGAGTATTCCTGCAAGATGGGATTCGCAACGCGTTGGACTACCGTTACAGCTGACCCACATTGCATACTCGAAGCGAGGCAGTAGCGTAACGGACAGTGGAGGTACAACTTTTGGAAAAGATCAGCACTGTCTTGGGAGAGATAACGGGTTCCGGACCGGGGCTGTCTTAGTCCATTCTTAGGGCTCCGTTCGCTGGACTGTTCATCATTATACCGGTACGCATATCGACAATCCACATACTACACTACAATACCACCTCAAGTCATTGAATATACCGCGCGGCTTTGCTCGCTGATGAGTTACCGAGAAAGCCTTCAACGAACAAGTCGGACTTTCAGCTAGCAACGCGCAAATGTTTTGAAGTAGCAACAAGCAGATGCTTTTCCGTAGCAATGAGCCTACGCTTTCTGGTAGCAGTCACTCGACGCTTTCGTATTACGGTACACGATCGATCATCTGAATCCGAGATTCAAGGGTTTGGGCGCTCTATCAGGATTCTGGAAAGTATCGAAACCCTGCACATGTCAATCTTGGAAGTGCCACGTTCGTAAGGCGTGCGTGCATGAGTCAAACATGACGAACGATTATAACGTGGCATCGCAAGTTCGTGCGGGTAGATGGCAACACGGCCGGCAAAAGAACTTCGGATGGTTTTCCATGCCGTCGGCAAataacgtgtctgtgcgcgtgatgcccataatcgcgtgccgcacaccccaccaatatcgcgacgacggcaaagttgaggctgcgcagccacgtacaataactattatcgcgagattttccggtgtattgatctatagacgtagctctacaactttgtctatctatattttgccggagtattgacggcccggccgcgtcgggtggttgttggtgggggagccggtgcagccacctcagccagagtaccaccgccagcaccacccacgcgtcgtttttttggctgttgctttgcagcgggctttgaagccttacgcttgcccgactagggttgttgtatagcctttgcagcgtcgcgatcgcgtcgtttggcgtcaagttcggcagcctttacagccttggcttcatcccgcaccttctttgcctcctcacgcgccgcccgcgctgcctctttgatcttaagttgatagatcctgttgttctcctttgcctctttcaactctatcttatcaagtagctctttctccttctccttctccttcactagctgcctaaagcgggcctctcgaagcttgcacgGCGACCACTAAACTGCCCCTGAATAGAACGCTTTTCGCTGCTGTAGATCTAGGGAGGTTCGTGCCGATTGCGGGGCTTCTGGTGAACGtgtagcgccgcgcgcagtgcgtccttctcgtactcggcgatctctttggcagcctggaggcggaggagtatttctga belongs to Pyrenophora tritici-repentis strain M4 chromosome 10, whole genome shotgun sequence and includes:
- a CDS encoding Monoamine oxidase — encoded protein: MKGLITASSAALSLAGGALATPTTPRTDLLFFKPLAVTSNSVHNVHVGYGDDDFEGEVRLVYGDCAMKSHGDRHHDIASHYIKRSGRPERFVWIVPEDAVDSGCIHAYSGSTLIGRSTRVPVKHQPRRREDISAVADAMGPWFDGVAYMKAKQNNASYVAVEKSKKIAIIGGGMSGLMTSLLLDSVGVHDWHITESSQRIGGRIRTKYLAGSTPEQYQYQEMGPMRFPVSTFYPDANETLDIQDHKMVFQLGATLNKMNGGNTSSLAVNFIPWIQSSPNVPASSNGFLLPNGRVPSATQIKNNATAYTLPPVEGAPDEKTVDDVTEALEKWEDITPADLKGIAANVFQAHKDAVSKGLFHWSEAAYIKYALNASDDVVDYITGNDDGPIWNYDTVYFGATTWRTIDKGLESLPRAFYPHVQDRLTLGRKVTGLKHDESTGKIAVQWRQDPLAMEPENEEYDYAVVAVPFSKVRLWNLPRYSSLLSRAISEMNYQQSCKVSLRYKTRFWEKLSPPIIGGCGSVDIAGIGSVCYPSYKINSTGPGVILGSYISGTLARSVGALSEADHVAMVQRAMVEIHGDIAAEQWTGAYERQCWETDEHQAGAWAAPTVGQQDLFLPAYYKTELKTIFIGEHTSYTHAWIFSALDSAVRGTSQLLLDMGLVDEAKQIVDTWMGRWISI
- a CDS encoding TauD, Probable taurine catabolism dioxygenase, giving the protein MTVANGKTYPLPQKKSGVLDSSFKFEETTPVIGREYPTLNLVDDVINSAKADELIRDLAITISERGVVFFRAQNNLTDDLQKNLILRLGQLTGKPADSTLHIHPVLNNTSEFGVTDAQISTINSTEIKQNFSQGYEGRKSSHRHYGAAQWHSDIQFEPVPADYTSLRLTQLPKTGGDTLWASGYEMYDRFSTAYQKFFEGLTATFAGDGLIRAAEANPDVVKIYEKERGSPKNVGRSLTAVHPVVRTNPVTGWKSIFALGPFPKYINELNVEESDELLKRFRSVITENHDLQVRFKWRNANDLAIWDNRSVFHSATNDYDNLSERSGNRAVGIGEVPYLDPHSQSRTEALAGGL